The Sesamum indicum cultivar Zhongzhi No. 13 linkage group LG2, S_indicum_v1.0, whole genome shotgun sequence genome contains a region encoding:
- the LOC105155826 gene encoding uncharacterized protein LOC105155826 encodes MATGWVKSLQCKSKALDDVVHNHHRHHNHHSDPKNCRRHHHHSLSHSSSCRNSVQSLKDIVETTKQSKPKKPKPPNSPLAPPFRRPVSRKPEPGQQQLPTIRTRSSTAESFFPSLTELPEGHPSRNVVEIIFHTRWGDNSFSGQVELVFKVQNLIRTLTRFEEYREMVKSRVSSTDAADGGEDHARCVTDGNEVLRFYCLGATSGGGAYEAGCGAWALYGGKGAALCTYSESGCAHENAGGGRGRRAMLVCRVIAGRVCKRPKSLDPLLDSGVGYDSVSGENGALLVFDSRALLPCFLIIYKL; translated from the coding sequence ATGGCGACAGGATGGGTGAAGTCATTGCAATGCAAGTCAAAAGCATTAGACGACGTAGTTCACAACCACCACCGCCATCACAACCACCACTCAGACCCTAAGAACTGCcgccgccaccaccaccattcTTTATCCCATTCCTCCAGCTGCAGAAACAGCGTTCAGAGTCTCAAAGATATAGTTGAAACTACCAAACAATCAAAACCCAAGAAGCCAAAGCCACCCAACTCGCCCCTAGCGCCGCCGTTTAGACGACCCGTTTCAAGAAAACCCGAACCAGGCCAACAACAGCTGCCGACGATCAGAACCCGGTCCAGCACCGCCGAATCTTTCTTCCCGTCGCTCACGGAGCTCCCCGAAGGCCATCCTTCGCGTAATGTGGTGGAGATAATCTTTCACACGAGATGGGGGGACAATAGCTTTTCGGGTCAGGTCGAATTGGTGTTCAAGGTCCAGAATCTGATCCGGACCCTGACCCGGTTTGAGGAGTACCGAGAGATGGTCAAATCCCGCGTGAGCTCCACAGACGCGGCGGACGGCGGTGAAGACCACGCGCGGTGTGTTACAGACGGGAATGAGGTCTTGAGATTCTACTGCCTCGGCGCGACATCAGGCGGAGGCGCGTACGAGGCCGGCTGCGGCGCATGGGCTTTGTACGGTGGCAAAGGTGCGGCTCTGTGTACGTATTCAGAGAGCGGTTGCGCTCATGAGAATGCGGGTGGCGGGCGAGGGAGGCGGGCCATGCTGGTTTGCCGGGTCATAGCGGGTCGGGTCTGCAAGAGACCCAAAAGTTTAGACCCGTTGCTGGACAGTGGGGTCGGGTATGACTCAGTAAGTGGTGAGAACGGTGCACTACTCGTATTTGATTCACGCGCGTTATTACCATGCTTTCTTATTATctataaattgtaa